A stretch of DNA from Candidatus Aminicenantes bacterium:
TGCTCTCTTTCGGCGGCCAGACGGCGCTCACCTGCGGGGTGGCCCTGGCCAAATCCGGGGTTCTGGAGCGCCATCATGTCGCCGTTCTCGGCACACCGATCTCCGTCATCGAGGACACCGAGGACCGCGAGCGCTTCAACGCCCGACTGGCCGAGATCGGGCTCAAGTCGCCGCGGGGCCTGGCCGCCTCGACCATCGAGGACGGCCTGCGCATCGCCAGGGCCATCGGCTATCCGGTCATGGCCCGGGTGGCCTTTGCCCTGGGCGGCCGCGGCAGCGGGCTGTCGCAGAACGAGACCGAGCTCAAGGAAGCCCTTAAGCGGGCCTTCGCCCACGCCTCCCAGGTCCTGATCGAGGAATACCTGGAGGGCTGGAAAGAGGTCGAGTACGAGGTCGTCCGCGACGTCGACGACAACTGCGTCACCGTCTGCAACATGGAGAACTTCGACCCGATGGGCATCCACACGGGCGAGAGCATCGTCATCGCCCCCTCGCAGACGCTGACCAACGAGGAGTACCACCGCCTGCGCGAGATCGCCATCCGGGCCGTCCGCCACTTGGGCATCATCGGCGAGTGCAACATCCAATACGCCCTCCACCCGCGGACGGGCGACTACCGGATCATCGAGGTCAACGCCCGGCTGTCGCGCAGCTCGGCCCTGGCTTCCAAGGCCACCGGCTATCCGCTGGCTTTCGTCGCCGCCAAGCTCGTCCTCGGCCAGGCCCTGCCCGATCTGCTCAATTCCATCACCAAGAAGACGACGGCCTGTTTCGAGCCGGCCCTGGACTATCTGGTGGTCAAGATCCCGCGCTGGGATTTGAAGAAGTTCCGCCGGGTATCCAAAAAGATCGGCTCCGAGATGAAGTCGGTCGGCGAGGTCATGGCCATCGGCCGCAGCTTCGAGGAGGCCCTCCAGAAAGCCACTCGAATGCTCCAGATCGGCGTCTACGGGGTCGTCGGCAACGACAGCTACTCCTTCGAGGACCTCGAGCTCGAGCTCAAGCACCCCACCGACGAGCGTTTGTTCGGGATCGCCGAGGCCCTCAAGAAGGGCTGGACCGTCGACCGCATTCATCACTTGACCAAGATCGACCGCTGGTTCATCACCAAGATCAAGGCCATCGTCGATCAGGAGGCCGAAGTCCGCGGCCGCGCTCTGGCCGCCCTGTCCCGCGACGTCCTGACGGCGGCCAAGAAGAAGGGCTTCTCGGATAAGCAGATCGCCATCCTGACCGGCTCGCGCGAGAGCGAGGTCCGAGCCCGCCGCGAGCGGCTCGGCATCCGGCCGGCCGTGAAACAGATCGACACCCTGGCCGCCGAGTACCCGGCCCGGACCAACTACCTCTATACGACCTACCACGGGACCGAGGACGACGTCCGCTTCGAGCGCAAGAACAAAAAGGTCATGGTCCTCGGCTCCGGCTCCTACAGCATCGGCTCTTCGGTCGAGTTCGACTGGTGCTGCGTCTCGGCCGTCCTGGCCCTCAAGCGCCTGGGCTGCGAAACGCTGATGGTCAACTACAACCCCGAGACCGTCTCGACCGACTACGACATCTGCGACCGGCTGTACTTCGAGGAACTGAGCTTCGAACGGGTTCTGGACATCTACAAGCGCGAGAACCCGCGCGGCATCGTCCTGTCCATGGGCGGCCAGATTCCCAACAACATCGCCATGAAGTGCCACAAGGCCGGCCTGCGGATACTGGGCACGTCGCCCGAGTCGATCGACACGGCCGAGAACCGCTTCAAGTTCGGCCGGCTGCTGGATTCGCTGGGCATTGATCAGCCCGAATGGAAG
This window harbors:
- the carB gene encoding carbamoyl-phosphate synthase (glutamine-hydrolyzing) large subunit; translated protein: MSRVSKVLLLGSGALKIGEAGEFDYSGSQAIKALKEEGLEVVLINPNIATIQTSEFLADRIYFLPVTPDFVEKVIAREKPDGILLSFGGQTALTCGVALAKSGVLERHHVAVLGTPISVIEDTEDRERFNARLAEIGLKSPRGLAASTIEDGLRIARAIGYPVMARVAFALGGRGSGLSQNETELKEALKRAFAHASQVLIEEYLEGWKEVEYEVVRDVDDNCVTVCNMENFDPMGIHTGESIVIAPSQTLTNEEYHRLREIAIRAVRHLGIIGECNIQYALHPRTGDYRIIEVNARLSRSSALASKATGYPLAFVAAKLVLGQALPDLLNSITKKTTACFEPALDYLVVKIPRWDLKKFRRVSKKIGSEMKSVGEVMAIGRSFEEALQKATRMLQIGVYGVVGNDSYSFEDLELELKHPTDERLFGIAEALKKGWTVDRIHHLTKIDRWFITKIKAIVDQEAEVRGRALAALSRDVLTAAKKKGFSDKQIAILTGSRESEVRARRERLGIRPAVKQIDTLAAEYPARTNYLYTTYHGTEDDVRFERKNKKVMVLGSGSYSIGSSVEFDWCCVSAVLALKRLGCETLMVNYNPETVSTDYDICDRLYFEELSFERVLDIYKRENPRGIVLSMGGQIPNNIAMKCHKAGLRILGTSPESIDTAENRFKFGRLLDSLGIDQPEWKELRSVREARAFARGAGYPVLVRPSYVLSGAAMSVVFDEKDMETVLKRAARVSPKYPVVISKFILNAKEIELDAVAKDGKIVASAVVEHIENAGVHSGDATMVLPPQKTYIETMRKVRETGRKIAAALRITGPFNIQFIAKDNAVKVIECNLRASRSFPFVSKVTKVNFIDLAVEALLGRTPHCSKSTLDLNYVGVKAPQFSFSRLKGADPTLGVEMASTGEVACLGEDAAEALLKSLLSAGYTLPRKTILLSIGSRADKQKFLHAAEQLRDLGLTIYATAQTSLFLGQHGIATTLLHKVHERRTPNIRDFLRERKIDFVISVPDPSRKAAFDSDYELRRMAVDFSIPLLTNIQIADLFVHALAQKKMPDLLIKHWAEYE